One stretch of Pseudomonas fluorescens Q2-87 DNA includes these proteins:
- the cyoA gene encoding ubiquinol oxidase subunit II, which translates to MSKNRYPRLLGLLPLLGTLLLSGCNMTLLDPKGQVGLDERNLIITATLLMLLVVVPVIVMTFLFAWKYRATNTKATYTPKWSHSTKIEVAVWTIPVLIIIALGYVTYKSTHALDPYKPLESDVKPITIEVVALDWKWLFIYPEQGIATVNKIVFPAHTPINFKITSDAVMNSFFIPALGGQIYAMAGMQTKLHLIANQNAEMDGISANYSGAGFTGMKFKAIATTQEDFDAWVSEVKKAPKQLEQAEYAALAKPSQNNPVELYSSVTPNLFQIIVDKYEGMKPGKPMHHEKKEHEVAAMEGMDMSSHSAAGAEE; encoded by the coding sequence ATGAGTAAAAACAGGTACCCCCGATTACTAGGCTTGTTGCCGCTGCTCGGCACGTTGCTGCTGTCAGGCTGCAACATGACCTTGCTCGATCCCAAGGGCCAGGTCGGCCTGGATGAACGAAACCTGATCATCACCGCCACGCTGCTGATGTTGCTGGTCGTTGTGCCAGTTATCGTCATGACTTTCCTGTTCGCCTGGAAGTACCGCGCCACCAACACCAAGGCCACCTACACGCCGAAGTGGTCGCATTCGACCAAGATCGAAGTGGCCGTGTGGACCATTCCGGTGCTGATCATCATCGCCCTGGGTTACGTCACCTATAAATCGACCCACGCGCTGGACCCGTACAAGCCGCTGGAATCCGACGTCAAGCCGATCACCATCGAAGTGGTCGCCCTGGACTGGAAGTGGCTGTTCATCTACCCGGAACAAGGCATTGCCACGGTCAACAAGATCGTGTTCCCGGCGCATACACCGATCAACTTCAAGATCACTTCGGACGCCGTGATGAACTCGTTCTTCATCCCTGCTCTGGGCGGCCAGATCTACGCGATGGCGGGCATGCAGACCAAGTTGCACCTGATCGCCAACCAGAACGCTGAAATGGACGGTATTTCCGCCAACTACAGCGGCGCGGGTTTCACTGGTATGAAATTCAAAGCGATCGCAACGACTCAGGAAGATTTCGACGCCTGGGTCAGTGAAGTCAAAAAGGCACCTAAACAGCTTGAACAGGCTGAATACGCAGCCCTTGCCAAGCCGAGCCAGAACAACCCAGTCGAACTCTATTCCTCGGTCACGCCGAACCTGTTTCAGATCATCGTCGATAAGTACGAAGGCATGAAGCCGGGCAAGCCTATGCACCACGAGAAGAAAGAGCACGAAGTGGCCGCGATGGAAGGGATGGACATGAGTTCGCATTCAGCTGCCGGGGCAGAGGAGTAA
- a CDS encoding cytochrome o ubiquinol oxidase subunit III translates to MSNLVTNVGHAHGHDHGHDDHHHDSGEMTVFGFWLYLMTDCILFASIFAAYAVLVNNVAGGPSGHDIFELPYVLGETALLLFSSITYGFAMLALFKGKKTQVLGWLAMTFLFGAGFIGMEINEFHMLISEGYGPNRSGFLSGFFTLVGTHGLHVTSGLIWMAIMMYQVQKNGLTATNKTRLSCLSLFWHFLDVVWICVFTVVYLMGTL, encoded by the coding sequence ATGTCGAACTTAGTGACCAATGTTGGACACGCCCATGGTCATGACCATGGGCACGATGACCATCACCACGACTCGGGCGAGATGACCGTATTCGGTTTCTGGCTCTATCTGATGACCGACTGCATTCTGTTTGCGTCGATCTTCGCCGCCTACGCGGTGCTGGTTAACAACGTCGCCGGTGGCCCGTCGGGCCACGACATCTTCGAGCTGCCATACGTACTGGGCGAAACCGCTCTGCTGCTGTTCAGCTCGATCACCTACGGCTTCGCCATGCTGGCGTTGTTCAAAGGCAAGAAAACCCAGGTACTGGGCTGGCTGGCCATGACGTTCCTGTTCGGTGCCGGCTTCATCGGCATGGAAATCAACGAGTTCCACATGTTGATTTCCGAAGGCTACGGCCCTAACCGCAGCGGCTTCCTGTCCGGGTTCTTCACCCTGGTCGGCACCCACGGCCTGCACGTGACCAGCGGCCTGATCTGGATGGCGATCATGATGTACCAGGTCCAGAAAAACGGCCTGACCGCTACCAACAAGACGCGCCTGAGCTGCCTGAGCCTGTTCTGGCACTTCCTGGACGTGGTGTGGATCTGCGTATTCACCGTTGTTTATCTGATGGGGACCCTGTAA
- the norR gene encoding nitric oxide reductase transcriptional regulator NorR, whose translation MTATALLTSLLPLVADLSRELPEGERYRRLLGTLRALMPCDAAALLRLDGDCLVPLAVDGLSTDTLGRRFQVSEHPRFEALLANPHPTRFAADSDLPDPYDGLVEGLDEHLEVHDCMGCPLFVDERPWGLLTLDSLDPERFEPIDLNALQAFASLAAATVSAAERIDRLALKAEDEHRRAEVYRQASGQQHRDMVGQSKAHKRLVEEINLVGGSDLTVLITGETGVGKELVAQAIHAASKRAEQPMISLNCAALPETLVESELFGHVRGAFTGATNERRGKFELADGGTLFLDEVGELSLTVQAKLLRVLQSGQLQRLGSDKEHRVDVRLIAATNRDLAEEVRNGRYRADFYHRLSVYPLQVPALRDRGRDVLLLSGFFLEQNRSRMGLGSLRLTSDAQAALLAYDWPGNVRELEHLIGRSALKALGRCAVRPKILSLSAQELDLPRPLVDNPMPSVDPGPAMPSVSGDLREAVDAFQRQLITASLERHQHNWASAARELGLDRANLGRMARRLGLK comes from the coding sequence ATGACCGCAACCGCTCTGCTGACCTCGCTGCTACCGCTGGTGGCCGATTTATCTCGCGAACTGCCTGAAGGCGAGCGCTATCGTCGCTTGCTTGGCACGTTGCGCGCCCTCATGCCCTGCGACGCGGCGGCGCTGTTGCGCCTCGACGGGGACTGCCTGGTGCCATTGGCCGTGGACGGCTTGAGCACCGACACCCTGGGCCGACGATTCCAAGTCAGCGAACACCCGCGCTTCGAAGCCCTGCTGGCCAACCCGCACCCCACGCGCTTCGCCGCCGACAGCGACCTGCCCGATCCCTACGACGGGTTGGTCGAGGGCCTGGACGAGCATCTGGAAGTCCACGACTGCATGGGCTGCCCACTGTTCGTCGACGAGCGGCCCTGGGGCCTGCTGACCCTTGACTCGCTGGACCCGGAGCGCTTCGAACCCATCGACCTCAATGCCCTGCAAGCCTTCGCCAGCCTCGCCGCTGCAACGGTCAGCGCTGCCGAACGCATCGACCGCCTGGCCCTGAAAGCCGAAGACGAGCACCGTCGCGCCGAGGTCTACCGCCAGGCCAGCGGCCAACAACACCGCGACATGGTCGGCCAGAGCAAGGCCCATAAACGCCTGGTCGAGGAAATCAACCTGGTGGGCGGCAGCGACCTGACAGTGCTGATCACCGGTGAAACCGGCGTGGGCAAGGAACTGGTGGCCCAGGCCATTCACGCCGCGTCAAAACGCGCCGAACAGCCGATGATCAGCCTCAATTGCGCCGCCTTGCCGGAAACGCTGGTGGAAAGTGAACTCTTCGGTCATGTACGGGGCGCCTTTACCGGGGCCACGAACGAACGTCGCGGCAAGTTCGAGCTGGCCGACGGTGGCACGTTGTTCCTCGATGAAGTGGGCGAGCTGTCGCTGACCGTCCAGGCCAAATTGCTGCGTGTGCTGCAGAGCGGCCAGTTGCAACGCCTGGGCTCGGACAAGGAACACCGGGTCGATGTGCGCCTGATCGCGGCGACCAATCGTGACCTCGCCGAAGAAGTGCGTAACGGCCGTTATCGGGCCGACTTCTATCATCGCCTGAGTGTTTATCCGTTGCAGGTGCCGGCGCTGCGCGATCGTGGACGGGATGTGTTGCTGCTCAGTGGTTTCTTCCTGGAACAGAATCGATCGCGCATGGGCCTGGGCAGCCTGCGCCTGACCAGTGATGCTCAGGCCGCACTGCTGGCCTATGACTGGCCGGGTAATGTGCGTGAACTTGAGCACCTGATCGGCCGCAGCGCCTTGAAGGCCTTGGGCAGGTGCGCGGTGCGCCCGAAAATCCTCAGCCTCAGCGCCCAGGAACTCGATCTGCCACGGCCTCTTGTGGATAACCCAATGCCTTCCGTCGATCCAGGGCCTGCCATGCCGTCCGTGTCGGGGGATCTGCGCGAAGCAGTGGATGCGTTCCAGCGTCAGCTCATCACTGCCAGCCTGGAGCGTCACCAGCACAACTGGGCCAGCGCCGCCCGGGAGCTGGGGCTGGATCGGGCAAACCTGGGGCGGATGGCGCGGCGGCTGGGGCTTAAATGA
- the cyoB gene encoding cytochrome o ubiquinol oxidase subunit I translates to MFGKLSWEAIPFHEPIVMVTLAIIALGGLALFAGITYFKKWTYLWTEWLTSVDHKKIGVMYIIVAMVMLLRGFADAIMMRTQLAMATEGSPGYLPPEHYDQIFTAHGVIMIIFMAMPFFTGLMNLAVPLQIGARDVAFPFLNSLSFWLLVSGVVLINLSLGVGEFAKTGWVAYPPLSGLQYSPGVGMDYYIWALQLSGLGTTLTGVNFLATVVKMRTPGMKLMDMPIFTWTCTWANVLIVASFPILTATLALLTLDRYMDFHIFTNELGGNPMMYVNLFWAWGHPEVYILILPAFGIFSEVISTFSGKKLFGHHSMIYASGAISVLGFMVWLHHFFTMGSGASVNAFFGLATMLISIPTGVKLFNWLFTIYQGRLRFTSQVMWTLGFMVTFAIGGMTGVLLAIPGADFVLHNSLFVIAHFHNVIIGGAVFGYIAGFAFYFPKAFGFKLHEGWGKAAFWFWITGFFVAFMPLYVLGFMGMTRRLNATTNPEWVPYLYVAMFGAVMIAVGIACQLIQLYVSVRDRNKPENMCEHGDPWNAHTLEWSTSSPPPFYNFAVLPKADVIDPFTEAKENGTAYQAPAKYEPIHMPNNTATGVVMGALLTVFGFAMIWHIWWLAIASLVGTVVYFAIHAARDDQGYMVPVDVIERIEAEQHKRLVAAGKVPATATRVETSLEQA, encoded by the coding sequence ATGTTTGGTAAATTAAGTTGGGAAGCGATCCCGTTCCACGAGCCGATTGTCATGGTGACCCTCGCCATCATCGCACTCGGTGGCCTGGCGCTGTTCGCCGGTATCACTTACTTCAAGAAGTGGACCTACCTGTGGACCGAGTGGCTGACGTCGGTCGACCACAAGAAAATCGGCGTGATGTACATCATCGTCGCCATGGTCATGCTGCTGCGCGGCTTTGCCGACGCCATCATGATGCGGACCCAGTTGGCCATGGCCACCGAAGGTTCGCCTGGCTACCTGCCACCTGAACACTATGACCAGATCTTCACCGCCCACGGTGTGATCATGATCATCTTCATGGCGATGCCATTCTTCACCGGCCTGATGAACCTTGCGGTGCCGCTGCAGATCGGTGCGCGTGACGTTGCGTTCCCGTTCCTGAACTCGTTGAGCTTCTGGCTGCTGGTATCCGGCGTGGTGCTGATCAACCTGTCCCTGGGCGTTGGCGAGTTCGCCAAGACCGGCTGGGTTGCCTATCCGCCGCTGTCGGGCCTGCAATACAGTCCGGGCGTGGGGATGGATTACTACATCTGGGCGCTACAGCTATCTGGATTGGGGACAACGCTGACGGGGGTCAACTTCCTGGCCACCGTGGTGAAAATGCGCACCCCGGGCATGAAGCTGATGGACATGCCGATCTTCACCTGGACCTGCACCTGGGCCAACGTACTGATCGTCGCTTCCTTCCCGATCCTGACCGCTACCCTGGCTTTGCTGACGCTTGACCGCTACATGGATTTCCACATTTTCACCAATGAACTGGGTGGGAATCCGATGATGTACGTGAACCTGTTCTGGGCTTGGGGTCACCCTGAGGTGTACATCCTGATCCTGCCGGCGTTCGGTATCTTCTCCGAGGTCATCTCGACCTTCTCCGGCAAGAAACTGTTCGGCCATCACTCGATGATCTACGCCAGCGGCGCGATCTCGGTACTGGGCTTCATGGTCTGGCTGCACCACTTCTTCACCATGGGTTCGGGCGCCAGCGTCAACGCCTTCTTCGGCCTGGCGACGATGCTGATTTCGATCCCGACGGGGGTAAAGCTATTCAACTGGCTGTTCACCATCTACCAGGGCCGTCTGCGTTTCACCAGTCAGGTGATGTGGACCCTGGGCTTCATGGTGACCTTCGCCATCGGCGGCATGACCGGTGTGTTGCTGGCCATCCCGGGTGCTGACTTCGTGTTGCACAACAGCCTGTTCGTGATTGCGCACTTCCATAACGTAATCATCGGCGGCGCTGTATTCGGCTACATCGCAGGCTTTGCCTTCTACTTCCCGAAAGCGTTCGGCTTCAAGCTGCACGAAGGCTGGGGCAAGGCAGCGTTCTGGTTCTGGATCACCGGCTTCTTCGTCGCGTTCATGCCGCTCTATGTATTGGGCTTCATGGGCATGACCCGTCGCCTGAACGCCACCACCAACCCTGAGTGGGTGCCGTACCTGTACGTCGCCATGTTCGGTGCGGTGATGATTGCCGTCGGTATCGCCTGCCAGCTGATCCAGTTGTACGTCAGCGTGCGCGACCGCAACAAGCCAGAGAATATGTGCGAACACGGCGACCCGTGGAATGCCCATACCCTGGAATGGTCGACCTCTTCGCCACCGCCGTTCTACAACTTTGCCGTGCTGCCGAAAGCGGACGTCATCGACCCGTTCACCGAGGCCAAGGAAAACGGCACCGCGTACCAGGCCCCGGCCAAGTACGAGCCGATCCACATGCCTAACAACACCGCCACCGGTGTGGTCATGGGCGCGCTGTTGACCGTGTTCGGTTTCGCGATGATCTGGCACATCTGGTGGCTGGCCATCGCCAGTCTGGTCGGCACCGTGGTGTATTTCGCCATCCATGCCGCCCGTGACGATCAGGGCTACATGGTGCCGGTGGATGTCATCGAGCGCATCGAAGCCGAGCAGCACAAACGCCTGGTAGCGGCCGGGAAAGTCCCAGCCACCGCCACCCGTGTTGAAACCTCGTTGGAACAGGCTTAA
- a CDS encoding YkgJ family cysteine cluster protein produces MNTTFSCVGCGKCCSDHHVPLTLDEARMWAEDGGQVIVLVEAFLPNGLGLPTAQREHAERRSAVVHSGTTEALVAITFAAYNAGRCRNLDEENLCRIYERRPLVCRIYPMEINPHIPLNIAVKECPPESWETGPQLILGGKLVDAELARLIERSRQADREDIGLKERICASLGIHTTALKGDGFTAYLPDMTAFAMAIDQVRLQLLEPQASEWQFHLSGDDVAEQVLASGARVVCEDPVNYAFISLRAA; encoded by the coding sequence ATGAACACAACGTTTTCTTGCGTAGGGTGCGGCAAATGCTGCAGCGATCACCACGTTCCCCTGACGCTCGACGAGGCCCGGATGTGGGCTGAAGACGGCGGCCAGGTGATTGTCTTGGTGGAAGCCTTCCTGCCCAACGGCCTTGGCCTGCCGACAGCGCAACGCGAACATGCCGAGCGCCGCTCGGCAGTGGTTCACAGCGGTACCACCGAAGCCCTCGTGGCCATCACCTTCGCCGCCTATAACGCAGGTCGTTGCCGCAACCTTGATGAAGAGAACCTGTGCCGCATCTATGAGCGCCGGCCATTGGTGTGCCGTATCTATCCGATGGAAATCAACCCGCACATTCCCCTCAACATCGCCGTAAAGGAATGCCCGCCGGAATCGTGGGAAACCGGCCCGCAACTGATCCTCGGCGGCAAGCTGGTCGATGCGGAACTGGCGCGCCTGATCGAACGCTCGCGCCAGGCCGACCGTGAGGACATCGGGTTGAAGGAACGTATCTGCGCATCCCTGGGGATCCATACCACCGCGCTGAAGGGCGACGGCTTTACCGCCTATTTACCCGATATGACAGCGTTCGCCATGGCCATCGACCAGGTCCGCTTGCAACTGCTGGAGCCGCAGGCCAGTGAATGGCAGTTCCACCTTTCCGGTGACGACGTCGCTGAACAGGTCCTGGCCAGTGGTGCGCGGGTCGTCTGCGAAGACCCCGTTAATTACGCGTTCATTTCGCTGCGGGCGGCGTAA
- the hmpA gene encoding NO-inducible flavohemoprotein translates to MLSREERAIIRSTVPLLESGGEALITHFYRMMLSEYPEVRPLFNQAHQASGDQPRALANGVLMYARHIDQLDQLGDLVAKIVNKHVALQILPEHYPIVGTCLLRAIAEVLGEEIATPEVIAAWAGAYNQLADILIGAETGLYDKKAAAPGGWRGEREFILTAKVQESSEITSFYFEPEDKGPILVAEPGQYIGMKLVLDGEEVRRNYSLSALADNGQYRISVKREPGGRVSNYLHHHFEVGSRIQLFPPSGDFYLTASDKPLVLISGGVGITPTLAMLQAALQTERPVHFIHCARNGRAHAFRDWIDGLAERHPQLKRFYCYDEDDGVSPTADRVGLLSQEQLAQWLPEQRDVDAYFLGPKGFMGAVKRHLKALGVPDQQSRYEFFGPAAALE, encoded by the coding sequence ATGCTCAGTCGGGAAGAACGCGCCATCATTCGCTCCACCGTGCCATTGCTGGAAAGCGGTGGGGAAGCGCTGATCACTCACTTCTATCGCATGATGCTGTCCGAATACCCAGAGGTACGCCCGCTGTTCAACCAAGCGCACCAGGCCAGTGGCGATCAGCCTCGCGCCTTGGCCAACGGTGTATTGATGTATGCGCGACACATTGACCAATTGGACCAGTTGGGCGACCTGGTGGCGAAAATCGTCAACAAGCACGTCGCCTTGCAGATCCTGCCGGAGCATTACCCGATTGTCGGTACATGCCTGCTTCGGGCGATTGCCGAGGTGCTGGGCGAAGAAATCGCCACGCCCGAAGTGATTGCCGCCTGGGCGGGCGCCTATAACCAGTTGGCCGATATCCTGATCGGTGCCGAAACCGGCCTGTATGACAAGAAGGCTGCGGCACCGGGAGGCTGGCGCGGTGAGCGCGAGTTCATCCTGACGGCCAAGGTGCAGGAAAGCTCGGAAATCACCTCGTTCTACTTCGAACCGGAGGACAAGGGTCCGATCCTGGTGGCCGAGCCGGGGCAGTACATCGGTATGAAGCTGGTGCTGGACGGCGAGGAAGTACGCCGCAACTATTCGCTGTCGGCCCTGGCGGACAACGGCCAGTACCGCATCAGCGTCAAGCGCGAACCGGGTGGCCGGGTGTCGAACTACCTGCATCATCATTTTGAAGTCGGCAGCCGCATCCAGTTGTTCCCGCCGTCCGGGGACTTCTATCTCACCGCCAGCGACAAGCCGTTGGTGTTGATCAGTGGTGGCGTCGGCATCACTCCGACCCTGGCGATGCTGCAAGCGGCGCTGCAAACCGAGCGGCCGGTGCATTTCATCCACTGTGCGCGCAACGGCCGTGCCCATGCCTTCCGCGACTGGATCGACGGCCTGGCCGAGCGGCACCCGCAGCTCAAGCGCTTCTATTGCTACGACGAAGACGATGGCGTGAGCCCGACGGCTGACAGGGTAGGGCTGTTGAGCCAGGAGCAACTGGCGCAATGGCTGCCGGAACAGCGCGACGTGGACGCTTACTTCCTCGGACCGAAGGGCTTCATGGGCGCCGTCAAACGTCACCTCAAGGCCTTGGGCGTCCCGGACCAGCAGAGCCGTTACGAATTCTTCGGGCCGGCGGCGGCACTGGAGTAA
- a CDS encoding chemotaxis protein CheV, with product MSSNKARADSLSLLLFTLRSGKLMAINLLKVSEIIPCPPLTRLPESHPHVKGIATLRGASLSVIDLSRAIGERPLEDPDGGCLIVTDVSRSKQGLHVQAVSKIVHCLTTDIKPPPYGSGGVRAFITGVTSVDGTLVQVLDIEKVIHGIAPAQIETAPTELSMEDAEVLGNARILVVDDSQVALQQSVYTLRNLGLQCHTARSAKEAIECLLDLQGTAQQINLIVSDIEMSEMDGYALTRTLRETPDFAHLYVLLHTSLDSAMNSEKARLAGANGVLTKFSSPELTKCLITAAKAVAEQGH from the coding sequence ATGTCTTCCAACAAAGCCCGCGCAGATTCACTTTCGCTTCTGCTGTTTACCTTGCGCAGCGGCAAGCTGATGGCAATCAACCTGCTCAAGGTCAGTGAAATCATTCCGTGCCCGCCGCTGACCCGGCTGCCGGAGTCGCATCCGCACGTCAAAGGCATCGCCACCCTGCGCGGGGCATCGCTGTCGGTCATCGACCTGAGCCGCGCCATTGGCGAACGTCCACTTGAGGATCCGGACGGCGGGTGCCTGATCGTCACCGACGTCAGCCGCTCGAAGCAGGGCCTGCATGTGCAGGCAGTGAGCAAGATTGTCCATTGCCTGACCACCGACATCAAACCGCCGCCGTATGGCTCAGGCGGCGTGCGCGCATTCATCACCGGCGTGACCTCGGTGGACGGCACGTTGGTGCAAGTGCTCGATATCGAGAAGGTCATCCACGGTATCGCCCCGGCGCAGATCGAAACCGCGCCGACCGAACTGAGCATGGAAGACGCCGAAGTGCTGGGCAACGCACGAATCCTAGTGGTCGATGACAGCCAGGTCGCACTGCAGCAGTCGGTCTACACCTTGCGCAACCTGGGCCTGCAATGCCACACCGCCCGCAGCGCCAAGGAAGCCATCGAATGCCTGCTGGACCTGCAAGGCACGGCACAACAGATCAACCTGATCGTTTCCGACATCGAAATGTCGGAGATGGACGGCTACGCGCTCACCCGAACCCTGCGCGAAACCCCGGACTTCGCCCACCTCTACGTGTTGCTGCACACTTCGCTGGACAGTGCCATGAACAGTGAAAAAGCCCGCTTGGCCGGCGCCAACGGAGTACTGACCAAGTTCTCCTCGCCTGAACTGACCAAATGCCTGATCACGGCGGCCAAGGCTGTCGCCGAGCAAGGCCACTAA
- a CDS encoding DMT family transporter, giving the protein MNLSLYLLTVLIWGTTWIALKLQLGVVAIPVSIVYRFGLAALILFAMLLLSRRLQVMNRRGHLICVAQGLCLFCINFMCFLTASQWIPSGLVAVVFSTATLWNALNARVFFGQRIARNVLLGGALGLLGLALLFWPELAGHSASPQTLLGLALALLGTLCFSAGNMLSSLQQKAGLKPLTTNAWGMAYGATMLAGWCIFQGIPFDMEWNTRYIGSLLYLVIPGSVIGFTAYLTLVGRMGPERAAYCTVLFPVVALNVSAFAEGYQWTAPALLGLVLVMLGNVLVFRKPRPLAANGALGAR; this is encoded by the coding sequence ATGAACCTCTCGTTGTACCTGCTCACCGTGCTCATCTGGGGCACCACCTGGATTGCCCTGAAACTGCAGCTTGGCGTTGTCGCCATCCCTGTGTCGATTGTCTATCGCTTCGGCCTCGCCGCCCTGATTCTGTTTGCGATGCTGCTGCTCAGCCGTCGCCTGCAGGTCATGAACCGGCGCGGCCATTTGATTTGCGTGGCCCAGGGCTTGTGCCTGTTCTGTATCAACTTCATGTGCTTCCTCACCGCCAGCCAATGGATTCCCAGTGGGTTGGTGGCGGTGGTGTTTTCCACGGCCACGCTCTGGAATGCCCTCAATGCCCGGGTGTTTTTCGGCCAGCGGATAGCTCGCAACGTGTTGTTGGGTGGCGCCTTGGGGTTGCTGGGGCTGGCGCTGCTGTTCTGGCCGGAGCTGGCCGGTCACAGCGCGAGCCCGCAAACGCTGCTCGGGTTGGCGCTGGCACTGCTGGGAACGTTGTGTTTTTCGGCAGGCAACATGCTCTCGAGCCTGCAACAGAAGGCCGGGCTCAAGCCGTTGACCACCAATGCCTGGGGCATGGCCTACGGCGCGACGATGCTGGCGGGGTGGTGCATTTTCCAAGGCATTCCCTTCGACATGGAATGGAACACGCGTTATATCGGCTCGCTGTTGTACTTGGTGATCCCGGGTTCGGTGATCGGCTTTACGGCCTACCTGACGCTGGTGGGGCGCATGGGGCCGGAGCGCGCGGCGTATTGCACCGTGCTGTTCCCGGTGGTGGCGTTGAACGTCTCGGCGTTTGCCGAAGGTTATCAATGGACCGCGCCAGCGCTGCTCGGGCTGGTGCTGGTGATGCTGGGTAACGTGCTGGTGTTTCGCAAACCGCGGCCGCTGGCAGCGAATGGCGCGCTGGGTGCCCGCTGA
- a CDS encoding disulfide bond formation protein B: protein MNEQMTRLGRERRYLVLLGVICLALIGGALYMQVALGEAPCPLCILQRYALLLIALFAFIGAAMRSRRSLTIFEGLVVLSALAGAAVAGHHVYTQFFPAVSCGIDVLQPIVDDLPLAKIFPLGFQVDGFCSTPYPPILGLSLAQWALVAFVLTAVLVPLLVSRNRRNIR, encoded by the coding sequence ATGAATGAGCAAATGACGCGGTTGGGCCGTGAGCGGCGCTATCTGGTTTTGCTGGGGGTGATCTGCCTAGCGCTGATCGGTGGTGCGCTGTACATGCAAGTGGCCCTGGGTGAGGCTCCGTGCCCGCTGTGCATCCTGCAGCGCTACGCCCTGTTGCTGATTGCGCTGTTCGCCTTCATCGGCGCGGCCATGCGCAGCCGTCGCAGCCTGACGATTTTCGAAGGCCTGGTGGTGCTCAGCGCCCTGGCCGGTGCCGCTGTGGCGGGGCACCACGTGTATACCCAATTCTTTCCGGCGGTCAGCTGTGGCATCGATGTGCTGCAACCCATTGTCGATGACTTGCCGCTGGCAAAGATTTTCCCGCTGGGTTTCCAGGTCGATGGTTTTTGCTCCACTCCCTACCCGCCGATCCTGGGCCTGTCCCTGGCGCAATGGGCCTTGGTGGCCTTCGTGCTGACTGCCGTGCTGGTGCCGCTGCTGGTGTCGCGCAACCGCAGAAACATACGCTGA
- a CDS encoding 2-hydroxyacid dehydrogenase: MKKTVLAFSRITPPMIERLQQDFDVIVPNPSKGDINAQFNEALPHVHGLIGVGRKLGREQLQNATKLQVVSSVSVGYDNYDLAYFNERGIMLTNTPDVLTESTADLAFALLMSSARRVAELDAWTKAGQWQATVGPQLFGSDVHGKTLGIVGMGNIGAAIARRGRLGFNMPIIYSGNSRKTELENQLGAQFRELDQLLSEADFVCLVVPLSEKTRHLIGQRELALMKPSAILINISRGPVVDEPALIEALQNNRIRGAGLDVYEKEPLADSPLFQLKNAVTLPHIGSATHETREAMANLALENLRSALMGERPQNLVNPQVWK, encoded by the coding sequence ATGAAAAAAACCGTACTCGCCTTCAGTCGTATCACACCGCCCATGATCGAGCGCCTGCAACAGGACTTCGACGTGATCGTGCCCAACCCGTCGAAAGGCGACATCAACGCGCAGTTCAACGAAGCACTGCCTCATGTGCATGGCCTGATCGGCGTCGGCCGCAAGCTTGGCCGCGAGCAGCTGCAAAACGCGACGAAGCTGCAAGTGGTGTCCAGTGTCTCGGTGGGCTACGACAACTATGACCTGGCGTACTTCAATGAACGCGGGATCATGCTCACCAATACCCCCGACGTACTCACCGAAAGCACCGCCGACCTGGCCTTCGCCCTGCTGATGAGCAGCGCTCGCCGCGTCGCTGAACTGGACGCCTGGACCAAGGCCGGGCAATGGCAGGCCACCGTCGGCCCGCAGTTGTTCGGCAGCGACGTGCATGGCAAGACGCTGGGCATTGTCGGCATGGGTAATATCGGAGCGGCGATTGCGAGGCGTGGCCGGCTAGGGTTCAACATGCCGATTATCTACAGCGGCAACAGCCGCAAGACCGAACTGGAAAACCAGTTGGGCGCACAGTTCCGCGAACTGGATCAGTTGCTGTCCGAAGCCGACTTCGTCTGCCTTGTGGTGCCACTGAGCGAGAAAACTCGCCATCTGATCGGCCAGCGCGAATTGGCCCTGATGAAACCAAGCGCCATTCTCATCAACATTTCTCGTGGTCCGGTGGTTGACGAGCCGGCACTGATCGAAGCCTTGCAGAACAACCGCATCCGCGGCGCCGGGCTGGACGTCTACGAGAAAGAACCACTGGCCGATTCGCCGCTGTTCCAGCTGAAAAACGCCGTGACCTTGCCGCACATCGGCTCGGCGACCCATGAAACCCGTGAGGCCATGGCTAACCTCGCCTTGGAAAACTTGCGAAGCGCCTTGATGGGCGAACGACCGCAGAACCTGGTCAACCCGCAAGTCTGGAAATAA